A genomic stretch from uncultured Pseudodesulfovibrio sp. includes:
- a CDS encoding efflux RND transporter permease subunit, whose protein sequence is MSQRQSFIDFFAEHPTAANLFMLLFLGMGVLALPKMVRETFPDFTPSEISITAVYPGATAEDVEEAICQRIEDALDGVTNVEEVRSTAQDGLATVVVEMVEGGDIKEFAEDIRTEVEAIDSFPPEIEAPIIKRLNRTDMVLALAVTGPMSTPHLKLYCEDLKDRLLDLPGVAEVTIGGFSDHEIRVEIPMKNIMQYGLSVFDITSVIGNQSLDLPAGMLETVDADYIIRFADERKKVHEYEDLIVVSGKTGAELRLGDIATITDRFEKDEQKIWFNGQRAGELTIGKNKGEDALRVLDAIQAFLEKERADMPSGIHLEITRNITKIVRDRLDMLISNGVQGLFLVFLVMWLFFNIRLSFWVAMGLPVSFMGAFLVMQLTGMSINMLTMVGLLLALGLIMDDAIVIAENVAAHLSRGKSALRAAVDGTKEVSRGVLSSYITTLCIFGSVALLIEGRIGKVLWVMPAVLIMTLSVSIVEAFCILPNHLNHSLSHMKKAPTRFRVAFEKRFEWIRENMLGKTVDAVIRWRYVFVGGVFCVFFISVGMVASGRIGFEAFPSIDGDVLQASILLPQGTPLKKTEEVTRVVLAGLQRVNDELTPSQPEGKRLVRFATVAFNSNSYADEPGAHVATVYADLLSAEERTVSIRELELAWAAAVGELPDVVALTFTQPSIGPAGNAIEFRLSGKDLNELKAAAVELRNNISQYDGTLYLLDNLRPGKPEFQATLKPGATVFGFNAQQIASQLRAAFFGREAAEIQYQGESYEVNVRIAAEDSDSIADLDYFHLTSQDGSQVPLSEVADINEGRGWAKINRVNGWRTVTVKGDVDTDVGNANAIVSQVRAQFIPKLLQKYPGISFNVEGAAKRGAKTGNSMKYALSIGIFGIFILLSFQFRSYLEPIVVISAIPLAAIGVVWGHWLMGLNISMPSMLGFASLAGVVVNDSILLVEFLKKRVSEGMSTEEASKIASRQRFRAVLLTSLTTIVGLIPLLTERSLQAQILIPLCASLVFGLMASTVLVLLVVPSLYSILGDFGLTSPHSE, encoded by the coding sequence ATGAGCCAGCGTCAGTCGTTCATAGATTTTTTTGCTGAGCATCCAACTGCGGCAAACTTGTTCATGCTGTTGTTTCTCGGAATGGGTGTTTTGGCTTTACCCAAAATGGTGCGTGAAACTTTTCCTGATTTCACTCCGTCAGAGATTTCCATAACAGCAGTCTATCCCGGTGCTACTGCAGAAGATGTTGAAGAAGCAATCTGTCAGCGTATCGAGGATGCGCTTGATGGCGTGACCAATGTTGAAGAAGTGCGTTCAACGGCTCAAGACGGACTTGCTACTGTCGTGGTTGAAATGGTCGAAGGTGGCGACATCAAGGAATTCGCCGAAGACATTCGTACTGAAGTAGAAGCTATCGACTCGTTTCCGCCAGAAATTGAAGCCCCTATCATCAAGCGGCTCAATCGTACGGATATGGTTTTGGCTTTGGCTGTAACAGGTCCAATGTCAACGCCTCATCTCAAATTGTACTGTGAAGATCTCAAAGACAGACTTCTCGATTTACCGGGTGTGGCCGAAGTGACCATTGGCGGTTTTTCCGATCATGAAATTCGAGTGGAAATTCCCATGAAGAATATCATGCAATATGGATTGTCAGTCTTCGACATCACTTCTGTCATCGGAAATCAGTCGTTGGATTTACCTGCTGGAATGCTGGAAACTGTAGATGCGGATTATATCATCCGATTTGCCGATGAGCGAAAAAAGGTCCACGAGTATGAAGATCTGATTGTCGTCTCAGGGAAAACGGGAGCTGAGCTCCGTCTTGGGGATATAGCAACTATTACGGATCGTTTCGAGAAAGATGAACAAAAAATATGGTTTAACGGTCAGCGTGCCGGAGAATTAACCATTGGCAAGAACAAGGGTGAGGATGCCTTGAGGGTTCTGGACGCCATTCAGGCGTTTCTGGAAAAGGAAAGGGCGGATATGCCATCTGGGATTCACCTTGAAATCACACGCAATATTACCAAAATTGTCCGTGACCGTTTGGACATGTTGATCTCAAATGGCGTGCAGGGCCTGTTCCTTGTGTTTTTGGTTATGTGGCTTTTTTTCAATATACGTTTGTCTTTCTGGGTTGCCATGGGGTTGCCAGTGTCTTTCATGGGGGCATTTCTGGTCATGCAATTGACCGGAATGTCCATTAACATGTTGACTATGGTCGGCTTATTGTTGGCACTTGGTCTTATCATGGATGATGCTATCGTCATCGCTGAGAACGTGGCAGCGCATCTTTCGCGTGGGAAGTCCGCGCTTCGGGCCGCTGTGGATGGAACCAAGGAAGTATCGCGTGGCGTCCTGTCTTCTTATATTACTACTTTATGTATATTCGGTTCTGTGGCTCTGCTTATCGAAGGGCGCATTGGTAAAGTACTCTGGGTAATGCCCGCCGTTCTGATAATGACATTGTCGGTGAGTATTGTTGAGGCCTTTTGTATCCTGCCCAATCATCTCAACCATTCGCTGTCGCACATGAAAAAAGCTCCGACACGATTCAGAGTTGCGTTTGAAAAACGGTTTGAGTGGATTCGTGAGAATATGCTCGGGAAGACTGTCGATGCGGTTATTCGGTGGCGATATGTTTTTGTAGGCGGCGTATTTTGTGTGTTCTTCATCTCTGTTGGTATGGTTGCAAGTGGGCGGATAGGGTTTGAAGCTTTCCCGTCTATAGATGGAGATGTGTTGCAGGCGAGTATCCTATTGCCACAGGGAACTCCCTTGAAAAAGACAGAAGAGGTTACACGTGTCGTTTTGGCTGGACTCCAAAGAGTGAATGATGAACTGACTCCGTCGCAGCCAGAAGGGAAGCGTCTTGTGCGGTTTGCTACGGTTGCATTCAATTCGAACTCATATGCGGATGAACCTGGTGCGCATGTCGCGACGGTCTATGCTGATTTGCTGAGCGCAGAAGAACGGACGGTCTCCATTCGAGAGTTGGAATTGGCCTGGGCTGCGGCCGTTGGGGAACTCCCGGATGTCGTAGCGTTGACATTTACTCAGCCAAGTATTGGTCCTGCAGGAAATGCCATTGAGTTTCGGCTTTCTGGGAAGGATTTGAATGAACTCAAGGCTGCGGCTGTGGAGCTGCGCAACAATATATCTCAATATGACGGAACGCTTTATCTTCTGGATAATCTCCGTCCGGGTAAACCTGAGTTTCAGGCGACACTCAAGCCCGGAGCTACTGTCTTCGGATTTAATGCCCAACAGATTGCGTCTCAATTAAGGGCGGCGTTTTTTGGGCGTGAGGCTGCTGAGATACAATATCAGGGCGAGTCTTATGAGGTGAATGTTCGTATTGCCGCTGAGGACAGTGATTCTATTGCTGATTTGGATTACTTTCATCTGACATCTCAAGATGGTTCCCAAGTTCCGCTCAGTGAAGTTGCAGATATTAATGAAGGGCGAGGGTGGGCCAAGATCAACCGTGTGAATGGATGGCGAACTGTCACGGTGAAAGGAGATGTGGATACCGATGTCGGGAATGCCAACGCAATTGTCAGTCAGGTCCGCGCGCAGTTCATACCGAAGCTGTTACAGAAGTACCCTGGTATATCATTTAACGTAGAAGGTGCTGCTAAGCGTGGGGCAAAGACAGGAAATTCCATGAAATACGCATTGAGTATCGGTATCTTCGGGATATTCATACTTCTGTCGTTTCAGTTTAGGAGCTATTTAGAGCCAATCGTGGTCATTTCAGCCATTCCTCTTGCAGCAATAGGAGTTGTATGGGGGCATTGGCTTATGGGATTGAATATATCCATGCCGTCTATGTTGGGCTTTGCTTCTTTGGCTGGGGTCGTGGTGAATGATTCAATCCTTCTTGTAGAGTTCCTGAAAAAACGGGTCAGTGAGGGGATGTCGACCGAAGAGGCATCCAAAATAGCAAGCAGGCAGCGGTTTAGGGCTGTCCTGTTGACATCTCTTACGACGATTGTTGGTCTTATACCACTATTAACCGAGCGTAGTTTACAGGCTCAGATCTTGATACCGTTGTGTGCAAGTCTTGTCTTTGGACTTATGGCCTCAACGGTTTTGGTCCTTCTTGTGGTACCGAGTCTGTACTCTATTTTGGGGGATTTTGGCCTGACTTCACCACACTCTGAGTAG
- a CDS encoding CerR family C-terminal domain-containing protein: protein MRKQRISPEETKLQLLKAGMHLFGLQGFEGTRTRELAQMAGVNQAAIPYHFGGKEGLYLAVARYVVKRGSDQMKSEIEMIQHTLRDGKLVKAEAEHMLMRFFFAFMDNIILSEDLSDRSRFILREYSTPGAGFEIIYEGMLGKIHKLLCVLVGTIEGENPESERVILKTHALFGTVVGNALTRNLLFRRLDWENFTPERIERMKQAVAEIVCHGLNLGDPNKYLET from the coding sequence ATGAGAAAACAGAGAATATCACCTGAAGAAACGAAGCTTCAACTTCTTAAAGCCGGCATGCACTTGTTTGGCTTGCAGGGGTTCGAAGGTACGAGAACGCGCGAACTTGCACAAATGGCCGGAGTTAATCAAGCGGCCATACCATATCATTTTGGCGGCAAGGAAGGGTTGTATCTGGCGGTAGCCAGGTATGTTGTCAAACGTGGTAGTGATCAGATGAAGAGCGAAATTGAAATGATTCAACACACGCTGCGCGATGGGAAGCTTGTTAAGGCTGAAGCTGAACATATGCTGATGCGTTTCTTCTTCGCATTTATGGATAATATCATATTGTCTGAGGACTTGAGTGATCGTTCCCGTTTTATCTTGAGGGAGTATTCAACCCCTGGCGCTGGATTCGAAATCATTTATGAAGGTATGCTCGGGAAAATTCATAAATTATTGTGTGTATTGGTCGGGACCATTGAGGGCGAAAATCCCGAAAGTGAAAGGGTTATCCTGAAGACCCATGCTTTGTTCGGTACGGTTGTCGGTAATGCCCTGACCAGAAATCTATTATTCAGGCGGCTTGATTGGGAAAACTTCACTCCTGAAAGAATCGAGAGAATGAAACAAGCTGTTGCTGAAATAGTCTGTCATGGTTTGAATCTTGGTGACCCCAATAAATATCTGGAGACGTGA
- a CDS encoding AraC family transcriptional regulator gives MKNTTKNLYFERMHSVLLHIQANLDEDMTLESLASMTFFSPTHFHRIFKGMFGETVVEHIRRIRMERAAMRLALGTSSVTESSFDAGYETVESFSRAFKKMFECPPSKYPEKHWKTLYARLSGSIHYLPETARNGLVVTNQKETDMDVRIEKVEPTRVAFVRHVGPYIECDTAWKTLCTWAEKEGLFATMPKFIGICYDDPQVTPADKIRYDACFTVSDDIEASGEIGIQTLVAGDYAVTTHKGPYTGLEQTYGKLMGQWLPKSGREFREEPSFEVYLNSPDQTSPEELLTDIYLPLK, from the coding sequence ATGAAGAACACAACCAAGAACCTGTATTTCGAACGAATGCACTCGGTATTGCTACATATTCAGGCTAATCTTGACGAAGACATGACGCTTGAATCTCTAGCCAGCATGACCTTTTTTTCTCCGACACACTTCCATCGGATTTTCAAAGGCATGTTCGGCGAAACCGTTGTCGAGCACATTCGCCGAATTCGCATGGAAAGAGCGGCAATGAGACTCGCACTGGGAACATCCTCAGTGACGGAGTCCTCTTTCGATGCGGGGTATGAAACGGTTGAGTCCTTTAGTCGGGCATTCAAAAAAATGTTTGAATGCCCACCATCAAAATACCCTGAAAAACACTGGAAGACCTTATATGCGAGGCTTTCCGGCTCCATTCACTACCTGCCAGAAACTGCGCGCAACGGGTTGGTAGTCACAAACCAGAAGGAGACAGACATGGACGTTAGAATTGAAAAAGTAGAACCAACACGGGTTGCGTTCGTCAGACACGTCGGTCCGTATATCGAATGCGACACAGCGTGGAAGACACTGTGCACCTGGGCGGAAAAAGAAGGGCTTTTCGCAACCATGCCTAAATTCATCGGCATTTGTTACGATGATCCGCAGGTCACACCTGCGGACAAAATTCGATATGATGCCTGCTTCACCGTCAGTGATGATATTGAAGCAAGTGGTGAAATCGGCATTCAAACACTGGTCGCGGGCGACTATGCTGTCACCACGCACAAAGGACCGTATACCGGTCTGGAACAGACCTATGGCAAGCTCATGGGCCAATGGCTACCAAAAAGCGGCCGGGAGTTCAGGGAAGAACCCAGCTTTGAGGTCTATTTGAACTCACCGGACCAGACGTCGCCTGAAGAATTGCTGACAGATATCTACCTTCCCCTCAAATAA
- the asnS gene encoding asparagine--tRNA ligase: MKRTKIKDALNAAAPMEEIIIKGWVRSKRDSKGFSFLSLNDGSCLSTIQAIVDHTPEIEEALTRVGTGASVAISGELVESPGKGQKWEVRGTALEVIGEADQETFPLQKKRHSDEFLRTIAHLRPRTNKYSAMFRMRSALAQGVHKFFSEKEFFYVHTPIITGSDCEGAGEMFRVTSLEAGSQLPPEEDFFGKPSQLTVSGQLSAEMFALSLGDVYTFGPTFRAENSNTPRHVAEFWMIEPEIAFADLSEDMDLGEEMIKYLITHMLDNCAEDVELFAQWVDKGLMPTLETILKEPFKRLPYTEAIDILQKTKKEFEYPVEWGMDLQTEHERYLCEEQFKKPVYVYDYPKTIKPFYMRMNDDNKTVAAMDCLVPRIGELIGGSQREERMDVLLARMDEMGLDKEDYWWYLDSRKYGTAPHAGFGMGFERMLMLVTGVSNIRDVMPFPRTPKSLDF, from the coding sequence ATGAAACGGACTAAGATAAAAGACGCATTGAACGCTGCTGCTCCGATGGAAGAAATTATCATCAAGGGGTGGGTACGTTCCAAGCGTGACAGCAAGGGTTTCTCTTTTCTGTCTCTCAACGACGGTTCCTGTCTGTCGACCATTCAGGCCATTGTGGATCACACTCCCGAGATAGAAGAGGCTTTGACCAGGGTTGGCACAGGTGCCTCCGTAGCCATTTCCGGTGAGCTGGTTGAATCGCCCGGCAAAGGGCAGAAGTGGGAAGTGCGAGGCACGGCTCTTGAGGTAATAGGTGAAGCGGATCAGGAAACATTTCCTTTGCAGAAGAAACGTCATTCCGACGAATTTCTGCGTACCATTGCCCATCTGCGCCCCCGTACCAACAAGTACAGCGCCATGTTTCGTATGCGTTCCGCTCTTGCTCAGGGCGTGCATAAGTTCTTCTCCGAGAAGGAGTTCTTTTACGTTCACACGCCGATCATCACCGGCTCGGACTGCGAAGGTGCGGGCGAGATGTTCCGTGTGACAAGTCTGGAGGCCGGTTCCCAATTGCCGCCTGAAGAGGATTTTTTCGGCAAACCGTCCCAGTTGACCGTGTCAGGGCAGTTGTCTGCGGAGATGTTCGCATTGTCGCTTGGTGATGTATATACTTTCGGGCCAACCTTCCGCGCAGAGAATTCCAACACGCCGCGTCACGTAGCCGAGTTCTGGATGATCGAACCGGAAATTGCCTTTGCCGATCTGTCTGAAGATATGGATTTGGGCGAGGAGATGATCAAGTACCTTATTACTCACATGCTCGATAATTGTGCCGAGGACGTGGAATTGTTCGCCCAGTGGGTCGACAAGGGACTTATGCCCACGCTGGAAACGATCTTGAAAGAACCGTTCAAGCGGTTGCCTTACACCGAAGCCATCGACATCCTTCAGAAGACCAAGAAGGAGTTCGAGTATCCGGTGGAGTGGGGTATGGATCTGCAAACCGAGCATGAACGCTATTTGTGCGAGGAGCAGTTCAAGAAGCCCGTCTATGTCTATGATTATCCCAAGACCATCAAACCCTTCTACATGCGCATGAATGATGACAACAAGACAGTGGCCGCCATGGATTGTCTGGTACCGCGTATCGGTGAGCTGATTGGCGGCAGTCAGCGTGAGGAACGCATGGATGTGTTGCTGGCCCGCATGGACGAAATGGGGCTCGATAAGGAAGATTACTGGTGGTATCTTGATTCCCGTAAATACGGCACTGCACCGCATGCCGGTTTTGGTATGGGGTTTGAGCGTATGCTCATGCTTGTGACGGGTGTGTCCAATATCCGCGATGTCATGCCGTTCCCGAGGACTCCCAAGAGTCTTGATTTTTAG
- the ftsY gene encoding signal recognition particle-docking protein FtsY translates to MGFFSKLKKAWSSPEDAAQQALDEYKKEKGIDIEERVAPEPDPPAQELVEESTPAPETDAAPTPSEDWQAGLTLSLRQAEPKLSQWLTIIVEGVDEKGQPLWDRLAFLFKALGAPDAESKEFIAKFDAWLDEMGYVLVAEFKSELQYRLALALDLEDEEDERDRLFLKLSEGISKTREQITKRIDNLLSTHSSLNDEFWEEFEEILIMADVGMEAANQLMDNLKARARKAGTDNPDNFKDILRDELEDIFKVPPRIEAVNPPEVLMMVGVNGVGKTTTIAKLAYRAQMQGRKVLIAAGDTFRAAAIEQLEVWANRIGAGFFAKTEGSDPAAVAFEAMDKAISEGYDLLLLDTAGRLHTKTNLMEELTKIQRVVGKKHEGAPHRNVLVIDATTGQNALSQTKLFNEAVGVDEIILTKLDGTAKGGVVVAVTLQNKLPITYVGLGEKMEDLRPFNGKDFAKALLT, encoded by the coding sequence ATGGGATTTTTCAGCAAACTGAAAAAAGCCTGGTCCAGCCCGGAAGATGCGGCACAACAGGCTCTTGACGAATATAAAAAAGAAAAAGGCATAGACATCGAGGAGCGCGTCGCTCCCGAACCGGACCCCCCTGCCCAGGAGTTGGTCGAAGAATCCACTCCCGCGCCAGAGACCGACGCTGCCCCCACACCAAGCGAAGACTGGCAGGCAGGCTTGACCCTGTCTCTCCGCCAGGCAGAACCCAAACTCTCACAATGGCTGACTATAATTGTGGAAGGTGTGGATGAAAAAGGCCAACCCCTCTGGGATCGCCTTGCCTTTCTTTTCAAGGCTCTGGGCGCACCGGATGCCGAATCCAAGGAGTTCATCGCCAAGTTTGACGCATGGCTCGATGAAATGGGTTATGTTCTTGTCGCAGAATTCAAATCCGAATTACAGTACAGACTGGCGCTGGCACTAGACCTTGAAGACGAAGAAGATGAACGCGACCGTCTGTTCCTCAAACTTTCCGAAGGCATCTCCAAAACCCGCGAGCAGATCACCAAACGCATCGACAACCTGCTCTCCACCCACTCATCCCTGAATGACGAGTTCTGGGAAGAATTTGAGGAAATCCTCATCATGGCGGACGTTGGTATGGAAGCGGCCAACCAGCTCATGGACAATCTCAAGGCTCGCGCCCGCAAAGCCGGCACCGACAACCCGGACAACTTCAAGGACATCCTGCGCGACGAGTTGGAAGACATTTTCAAGGTTCCGCCCCGTATTGAGGCAGTGAATCCCCCTGAAGTTCTCATGATGGTCGGCGTCAACGGTGTAGGAAAAACCACCACCATTGCCAAGCTGGCTTATCGCGCCCAGATGCAGGGCCGCAAAGTTCTCATTGCCGCAGGCGACACTTTTCGGGCAGCCGCCATTGAGCAGCTTGAAGTGTGGGCCAACCGCATCGGCGCGGGCTTCTTTGCGAAGACCGAAGGCTCAGACCCGGCGGCCGTTGCATTTGAAGCCATGGACAAGGCCATCAGCGAGGGATATGACCTGCTGCTGCTTGATACGGCAGGCAGGTTGCATACCAAAACCAACCTGATGGAAGAATTGACGAAAATCCAACGGGTCGTCGGCAAGAAGCATGAAGGTGCTCCTCACCGCAACGTGTTGGTCATCGACGCCACCACCGGCCAGAACGCCCTGTCTCAGACCAAACTGTTCAACGAGGCTGTTGGCGTGGACGAAATAATCCTGACCAAGCTGGACGGCACGGCCAAAGGCGGTGTAGTAGTAGCAGTAACTCTGCAAAACAAACTGCCGATAACCTACGTCGGCCTGGGCGAAAAGATGGAAGATCTCCGCCCGTTCAACGGCAAGGATTTTGCCAAGGCACTTCTTACATAA
- a CDS encoding 30S ribosomal protein S1 yields the protein MSEEFKERNGVEEGEESFAELFEQYSEGGGDNLNIGDKVSGTVIQVGESTIFVDTGTKLDGIVEKAEMLDEDGNCTVADGDTVELYVVGKDSGGIKLSRAISGIGGLAMLEEARNNNLPVEGKVESTCKGGFNVTLMQRRAFCPVSQIDSRFVENPEEYVGKTLEFLVTKLEQHGRNIVVSRRSLLERDAAEAAETFVSDTKVGDEVEGTITRLAAFGAFVEIMPGLEGLVHISQISYGRIGHPEESVTVGQKVKAKIVGIDHDDKGRLKISLSMKELAQDPWDTLSATFTEGDKVTGKVVRLADFGAFVEIAPGVDGLVHVSEMSYTKRINKPADFVSEGQVVSVKIKSIDLEKRRIGLSMKDAEGDPWFDVAEKYQPGQKVEGTVEKQEQFGIFIQLEPGITGLLPKSVIARSEKPAAFEKLHAGDTVEVVIGEVKVNERRISLTTGDVQDDGDWKQFAPKKQKASEVSGGMGLLGDKLQAAFNKKK from the coding sequence GTGTCCGAAGAATTCAAAGAGCGTAACGGCGTGGAAGAAGGCGAAGAGAGCTTTGCCGAACTGTTCGAGCAGTACAGCGAAGGCGGCGGCGACAACCTGAACATTGGCGACAAAGTCTCTGGCACAGTCATCCAGGTCGGTGAAAGCACGATTTTCGTGGACACCGGAACCAAGCTGGACGGCATCGTGGAAAAGGCAGAAATGCTGGACGAGGATGGCAACTGCACCGTAGCCGATGGCGACACCGTAGAGCTCTACGTGGTCGGCAAGGACTCCGGTGGCATCAAATTGTCCCGTGCGATCTCCGGCATTGGTGGTCTGGCCATGCTGGAAGAAGCCAGGAACAACAACCTCCCCGTAGAAGGCAAAGTCGAATCCACCTGCAAAGGCGGTTTCAACGTCACTCTGATGCAGCGCCGCGCATTCTGCCCGGTCAGCCAGATTGACAGCCGATTTGTGGAGAATCCCGAAGAATACGTGGGGAAGACTCTGGAATTCCTGGTGACCAAGCTGGAACAGCATGGTCGCAACATCGTTGTATCTCGCCGTTCCCTGCTGGAACGCGACGCTGCAGAAGCTGCCGAAACCTTTGTCTCCGACACCAAAGTCGGCGATGAAGTGGAAGGCACCATCACCCGCCTGGCCGCTTTTGGCGCCTTCGTCGAGATCATGCCCGGCCTGGAAGGGCTGGTACATATCTCCCAGATTTCCTACGGGCGCATCGGTCACCCCGAAGAATCCGTCACCGTAGGTCAGAAGGTCAAAGCCAAGATTGTTGGAATCGACCATGATGACAAGGGCCGCCTCAAGATTTCCCTGTCCATGAAAGAACTGGCTCAGGACCCCTGGGACACCCTTTCCGCCACCTTTACGGAAGGCGACAAGGTCACCGGCAAGGTTGTCCGTCTGGCTGATTTCGGCGCATTCGTCGAGATCGCTCCCGGCGTGGACGGTTTGGTGCATGTCTCTGAAATGAGCTACACAAAACGCATCAACAAACCTGCGGACTTCGTATCCGAAGGTCAGGTAGTCTCGGTTAAGATCAAGTCAATTGATCTGGAGAAACGGCGCATCGGCCTGTCCATGAAAGACGCTGAAGGCGACCCGTGGTTCGATGTGGCTGAAAAATATCAGCCCGGCCAAAAGGTCGAAGGCACTGTGGAAAAGCAGGAACAGTTCGGCATATTCATCCAGCTTGAACCCGGTATTACCGGCCTGTTGCCCAAGTCAGTCATCGCCCGTTCCGAAAAACCAGCGGCCTTTGAAAAGCTGCACGCCGGAGACACTGTTGAAGTGGTCATCGGCGAAGTCAAAGTCAATGAACGCAGGATTTCCCTGACCACTGGCGATGTACAGGACGACGGCGACTGGAAGCAGTTCGCCCCCAAGAAGCAAAAGGCTTCTGAGGTGTCCGGTGGCATGGGGCTGCTTGGTGACAAGTTGCAAGCCGCTTTCAACAAAAAGAAATAA